From the Methanobacterium sp. CWC-01 genome, the window GATTCCCGGGGAAGCGCTTAATAATGGCTAAGATCTCGTAATCGAATGAACCATCATTGAAAATTACTATTCTATACTACAGGAAGTGTTTAAATAAAAAAACCTTTTTTAACCGTTGATGTAGTAATAATCGGCGAAGCTGGAACAGTGTTGCTTATAAAAAGGAAAAATAGCCCCTTTAAAGGATTCTGGGCTTTACCAGGGGGCTTTGTTGAGTATGGTGAGACCGTGGAGCAGTCAGCAGTAAGGGAGGCTAGGGAGGAAACAGGAATATCTGTGCATCTCAAAAAGCTGGTCGGTGTCTATTCTGATCCCGATCGCGACCCACGGGGACACACCGTTTCTGTTTGCTTCTTGGCTACACCGGCAGGGGGAACAGTGAAGCCATCCACCGATGCGGTTGATGCAGCTTACTTCACCTTAAATTCGATACATTCCATGGAACTGGCGTTTGACCATAAAAAAATTTTCAATGATGCTTTAAAGATTATAAATAATTATAATACTCAATAAAAAAATCGTAGACAATTTATGATATTTAGATGATCAGGAGGACTAAAATGGAGTTCTGCCCAAAATGTGGGACAGTAATGTTTCCCAAAGGTGAATGTTTTGAGTGTCAATGTGGATACCAAAAGAAAATAACCAAGAAATCTCTAAGTGATTATGAAGTTTCAGAGAAGATATCTACCAGGGAGAATGTAATAGTAACTGGAGATGACGTTAAAACCCTACCCACAACCAGGGCAGTGTGTCCGAAATGTAAAAATAAAGAAGCCTTCTGGTGGCTGCAGCAGACCCGGAGGGCAGATGAATCTGAAACACGATTTTTAAGGTGCAGTCAATGTGGTTACACTTGGAGGGAATACGACTAGGAGAAGGTTATGAAGGATAATACTACACCCGATAAGACCACAGGATCTCAAAAAAATCGGGAAAAGGAAAAAGGCGGGGGAGCTGACTCCAGCACTGATCTTGGATTTGCAAGATTTAAAAAGATTTTCGTTAGTCCTGATCTTGGCTTAGATGATAATAAATCTAAAAATCCAAATCCCCCGAAGAAAACTTCACATAAGACTGGTGAAAAAGCTGATGTTCATGAATTCTCTGAATTACATTTCAAAGAGGGGTTGATGAACATGAAAGTCACCAAATTAATCCTGGCCGAAAAAACACGCATCATAAGGTATACCGCGGCAATAGTCGGCGGATTATTAATGTTATCCGGCCTCATACTCCTCTTTACAGCTGCGACACGGGTAGTTGACAATGTGATATTTGGAGAACGGGCCATGTTTTCTTCGTTTTTGATTTTGATTGGTCTTTTGATACTCATAACTGTATTTGGCCGCCGTTATTGGCATGACACAGTTCTCAATAAGCTTAACGTGGAAATGGACATTTCAGAAGAAAAAAGTAAATCAGAAGTCAAGGACAAAAAAACGAAAAAGAATAATATAGAAGATAAGAATAAAAGTAATTAAAGGAGGAACAACATGTTCAAGGCAGTTTTAAGCGATTCAAACATTTTAAAAACCAGTTTCGACGCTATATCGTCCATTGTGGATGAGGTGCAAATGCAAGCCGATGAAGAAGGCCTAAGACTGGATGCTCTGGACCGCAGCCACATCACATTCGTACATCTGGAATTGAAGAAGAATGTTTTCGATGAGTATCAGTGCAAAGAACCTCTCAAAATCAATGTTGACACCGAAGAGTTGATGAAAGTCCTTAAACGGGCAAAAGCAGAGGATATGGTGGAACTGACCACTGATGAGGGGAACTTCATCATAACCTTTGAGGGTGAAGCACGCCGTACATTCAAGATCAGGCTCATCGACATTGAATATGAGGCACCTAGCCCTCCTCAACTGGATTATCCCACGGAATTGGAGGTACCCTTCAGCCTGCTCAAAGACTCCATACAGGATATTGGAATAGTTTCTGACAAAATCGCTCTCCAGGTAGATGAAGATAAGTTCAAGGCCTCAGCGGAAGGGGACTTTGGGGATGCCCAAATAGAATACCTGCATGGAGAAAAAATACAGGAAAATGCTAAATCGGTCTTCAGTCTAGAGAAAGTTAAGGAAATGATGAAGGCGGATAAATTCTCAGAAACAGCTCAAAT encodes:
- a CDS encoding NUDIX hydrolase, translating into MKKPFLTVDVVIIGEAGTVLLIKRKNSPFKGFWALPGGFVEYGETVEQSAVREAREETGISVHLKKLVGVYSDPDRDPRGHTVSVCFLATPAGGTVKPSTDAVDAAYFTLNSIHSMELAFDHKKIFNDALKIINNYNTQ
- a CDS encoding transcription factor S, which produces MEFCPKCGTVMFPKGECFECQCGYQKKITKKSLSDYEVSEKISTRENVIVTGDDVKTLPTTRAVCPKCKNKEAFWWLQQTRRADESETRFLRCSQCGYTWREYD
- the pcn gene encoding proliferating cell nuclear antigen (pcna), which produces MFKAVLSDSNILKTSFDAISSIVDEVQMQADEEGLRLDALDRSHITFVHLELKKNVFDEYQCKEPLKINVDTEELMKVLKRAKAEDMVELTTDEGNFIITFEGEARRTFKIRLIDIEYEAPSPPQLDYPTELEVPFSLLKDSIQDIGIVSDKIALQVDEDKFKASAEGDFGDAQIEYLHGEKIQENAKSVFSLEKVKEMMKADKFSETAQIKLGNDMPLNLYLKMASDEGELSFLLAPRIESEE